A stretch of Gemmatimonas aurantiaca T-27 DNA encodes these proteins:
- a CDS encoding cytochrome c-type biogenesis protein CcmH produces the protein MNTAAHSRRVFLRQSSGMIAGVGSAMVLAARPVLAQAGAGQPTPTSASGEEMSAGAYKPVLRPAKPNAKPSMDAKQIDEFERKLACPCPCTLDVYMCRTTMFSCGISPAVHGDVQRLVEGGYSADEIMNAMMDTYGDFILNAPRKQGFNLLAWFAPFVALAAGAVAIGALLRGWRMNAVKAAAVTKAESAAMTTAQRTDLEATPEELERLQAALREDR, from the coding sequence ATGAACACCGCTGCGCATTCGCGGCGGGTGTTTCTGCGTCAATCGTCAGGAATGATCGCCGGTGTGGGTTCGGCGATGGTGCTGGCGGCACGTCCCGTGCTGGCACAGGCCGGGGCGGGGCAACCCACGCCCACGTCGGCCAGTGGCGAAGAGATGTCGGCGGGGGCGTACAAGCCCGTGTTGCGTCCGGCGAAGCCGAACGCCAAGCCGTCGATGGATGCGAAGCAGATCGATGAATTCGAGCGCAAACTGGCCTGTCCATGCCCGTGCACGCTCGATGTGTACATGTGTCGCACCACCATGTTCTCGTGTGGTATCTCGCCGGCGGTGCATGGCGATGTGCAGCGGCTCGTGGAAGGCGGCTACAGCGCTGACGAAATCATGAACGCGATGATGGATACGTATGGTGACTTCATCCTGAACGCGCCGCGCAAACAGGGCTTCAACCTGCTGGCCTGGTTTGCGCCGTTTGTGGCACTGGCGGCTGGAGCGGTGGCCATTGGAGCCCTGCTGCGTGGTTGGCGCATGAATGCGGTGAAGGCGGCCGCCGTGACCAAGGCGGAGTCCGCCGCCATGACCACTGCTCAACGGACAGATCTCGAAGCGACGCCGGAAGAGCTCGAACGTTTGCAGGCCGCGTTGCGGGAGGATCGATGA
- a CDS encoding zinc ribbon domain-containing protein: MMALPDGAMPLVVGTALALGALTMVLAPLISGVQTEEPVRGPVALDADDEPASHVDALREIEFDRATGKLSDADYADLKARYTKLALEELRAGDRAVDLSGRMADGRTANAVLTASATSPDPVEAAIGRARANQRSCQSCGPRSEPDAIYCSDCGRYLPGACGSCGETVDLKGARFCNACGASLAA; this comes from the coding sequence ATGATGGCGTTGCCTGATGGTGCCATGCCACTCGTCGTGGGCACCGCCCTGGCGTTGGGCGCATTGACCATGGTGCTGGCGCCACTGATTTCGGGTGTCCAGACCGAGGAGCCCGTGCGTGGTCCGGTCGCGCTCGACGCGGATGATGAGCCCGCGTCGCACGTGGACGCGTTGCGTGAGATCGAATTCGATCGCGCGACCGGCAAGCTGAGCGACGCGGACTATGCGGACCTCAAGGCGCGATATACGAAGTTGGCGCTCGAGGAGTTGCGGGCTGGTGACCGGGCTGTAGATCTGTCGGGTAGGATGGCAGACGGGCGGACGGCGAATGCCGTGCTGACCGCGTCAGCGACAAGCCCGGATCCCGTCGAGGCGGCCATTGGACGGGCGCGGGCCAACCAGAGGAGCTGTCAATCATGCGGGCCTCGAAGCGAACCCGATGCGATCTATTGCTCGGACTGTGGCCGGTATCTCCCCGGAGCGTGCGGGAGCTGCGGCGAGACGGTCGATCTGAAGGGCGCGCGTTTCTGCAACGCCTGCGGAGCGTCGCTGGCAGCGTGA
- a CDS encoding A/G-specific adenine glycosylase, whose amino-acid sequence MPPRSKRAAPSATTKPALKVAAKPAPAITAEVSPQTAAVFRRRLHRWYRRHCRDLPWRRTRDPYRILISELMLQQTQVSRVLDFYARFLDRFPDLPALASARPARVMEAWAGLGYYARARNLHKLAREVTTDRAGVIPHDPVELRTLPGIGAYTAGAVASFAYEKRAALVDTNVARVLHRVFAPDAAPKSGPGLKRLWRIAEDVLPRTGKATWLHNQAIMELGALVCTARSPKCGQCPVRQGCASVDHFAPR is encoded by the coding sequence ATGCCGCCTCGCAGCAAGCGCGCCGCGCCGTCGGCGACCACCAAACCCGCGTTGAAGGTCGCCGCGAAGCCTGCCCCGGCGATCACTGCTGAAGTGAGCCCGCAAACCGCAGCCGTTTTCCGGCGTCGGCTGCACCGTTGGTATCGCCGGCATTGCCGCGACCTGCCATGGCGTCGCACCCGGGATCCGTACCGCATCCTCATTTCCGAGTTGATGCTGCAGCAGACGCAGGTGTCACGGGTGCTCGATTTTTACGCCCGGTTTCTCGATCGTTTCCCCGATCTGCCCGCGCTCGCCTCGGCGAGGCCGGCGCGCGTCATGGAAGCGTGGGCGGGACTCGGCTACTACGCCCGCGCGCGAAACCTGCACAAACTCGCCCGGGAAGTGACAACCGATCGCGCCGGCGTGATTCCACACGATCCGGTGGAGCTGCGCACCTTGCCCGGCATTGGTGCCTATACGGCCGGCGCGGTGGCGTCCTTCGCGTATGAAAAACGGGCGGCGCTGGTGGATACCAACGTCGCCCGTGTGTTGCATCGGGTGTTTGCGCCCGATGCCGCGCCCAAGTCCGGACCAGGCCTCAAGCGCTTGTGGCGCATTGCCGAAGATGTGCTACCACGCACCGGCAAGGCCACCTGGTTGCACAATCAGGCCATCATGGAGCTCGGCGCCCTCGTGTGCACCGCGCGATCACCAAAGTGCGGCCAATGCCCGGTGCGGCAGGGTTGTGCCAGCGTCGATCACTTCGCGCCGCGCTGA
- a CDS encoding putative ABC transporter permease subunit — MPDMAAAETATYAGTGSAWRLLAPKWQMARHRAKRHERGDLRRLVVVSLLGFGFWAGAFALALRLLRYFRSAEDIGTLLASKLLAMILLSFGTILLLSNTIAALSNFFLARDLDQLAAAPVRAGALYRARLFETALHSSWMVALLLVPILAAYGVAYSGGVGFVLFALITITPFLFIPAALGSAATLLLVNVFPARRTRDLLSVITALAVAGLVVMLRAARPEQLARPEGFANFMQFIAALDTPSSPWMPSEWVSEALINFLNGKAAWQPLLRLWVLVSAFTAIGHFLYARGWRRAYSMAQEGANQRSRSSVRRPLLDRLLTSIGPVRRELVLKELRVFMRDSTQWSQLVLLGVLLVVYVANVRYLPLNGAGITTLLRNVIPFLNLALAGFVLASIAARFVFPSVSLEGRVLWLLRSSPLPMKDLLWAKFWVGALPLLVLALVLVGCTNLMLGVRPFVHLVSLAAITGLVFPLTALALGYGTWYPRFDTENAAQIPTSFGGLLFMMTAIVLIGAIAYLTGRPAARFVVAEHFGWAHNATDMLLPFGVALALCVAGTVLPLSLARRRLEGIERA, encoded by the coding sequence ATGCCTGATATGGCGGCCGCAGAAACGGCCACGTATGCCGGTACGGGAAGCGCATGGCGTCTGCTTGCTCCCAAGTGGCAGATGGCGCGTCATCGCGCGAAGCGTCACGAGCGGGGGGACCTGCGCCGACTGGTGGTGGTGAGCCTGTTGGGTTTCGGCTTCTGGGCTGGTGCGTTTGCCCTCGCGCTGCGCTTGCTGCGGTATTTCCGAAGTGCCGAAGACATCGGCACGCTGCTCGCGTCGAAGTTGCTGGCGATGATCTTGCTGTCGTTCGGGACCATCCTGTTGCTCTCGAATACGATCGCCGCGCTGTCGAACTTCTTTCTGGCACGCGACCTCGATCAACTCGCTGCGGCACCGGTGCGGGCGGGTGCGCTCTATCGGGCGCGCCTGTTCGAAACCGCACTGCACTCGAGTTGGATGGTGGCACTGTTGCTCGTGCCCATTCTGGCGGCGTATGGGGTCGCCTACAGTGGCGGCGTAGGGTTCGTGCTGTTCGCGCTGATCACCATCACGCCGTTTCTGTTCATTCCGGCCGCCTTGGGATCTGCGGCCACGCTGTTGCTGGTGAATGTCTTCCCGGCCCGTCGCACGCGCGACCTGCTGAGTGTGATCACCGCGCTTGCAGTGGCGGGGCTGGTGGTGATGTTGCGTGCCGCACGGCCGGAGCAACTCGCACGACCGGAAGGGTTTGCCAACTTCATGCAGTTCATCGCCGCCCTCGATACACCATCGTCGCCCTGGATGCCCAGTGAGTGGGTCAGCGAAGCACTCATCAACTTTCTGAACGGCAAGGCGGCCTGGCAGCCGCTGCTGCGCCTCTGGGTCCTGGTGTCGGCGTTCACGGCGATCGGTCACTTCCTGTATGCCCGGGGATGGCGCCGCGCGTACAGCATGGCGCAGGAAGGCGCCAATCAGCGCAGCCGCTCCAGTGTGCGCCGTCCATTGCTCGATCGTCTGCTCACGTCGATCGGCCCCGTACGGCGGGAGCTGGTACTCAAGGAACTGCGGGTCTTCATGCGCGACAGCACCCAATGGTCGCAACTGGTTCTGCTGGGGGTGCTGCTGGTGGTGTACGTGGCCAATGTCCGCTACCTCCCGCTCAACGGCGCCGGCATCACGACCTTGCTGCGCAATGTGATTCCCTTCCTCAATCTCGCGCTGGCGGGATTTGTGTTGGCCTCGATTGCGGCGCGTTTCGTATTTCCCAGTGTGAGCCTCGAAGGGCGTGTGCTGTGGCTGCTGCGTTCGAGCCCACTCCCGATGAAAGATCTGTTGTGGGCCAAGTTCTGGGTGGGCGCATTGCCGCTGCTGGTGCTGGCACTGGTACTCGTGGGTTGCACCAATCTGATGTTGGGCGTGCGACCATTTGTGCATCTCGTGTCCCTCGCCGCCATCACGGGCCTGGTGTTCCCGCTCACGGCACTGGCCCTCGGGTACGGCACCTGGTATCCGCGCTTCGATACGGAAAACGCCGCGCAGATTCCGACCTCCTTTGGCGGACTGCTGTTCATGATGACGGCCATCGTGTTGATCGGCGCCATCGCGTACCTCACCGGTCGTCCGGCAGCGCGTTTTGTGGTCGCCGAACACTTCGGATGGGCTCACAACGCCACAGACATGTTGCTGCCCTTCGGCGTGGCACTGGCATTGTGCGTGGCCGGCACGGTGCTGCCGTTGTCACTGGCACGTAGGCGGCTGGAAGGCATCGAACGCGCTTGA
- a CDS encoding ABC transporter ATP-binding protein, with protein MIEITSLSKRYGSFTAVRSLDLVVPAGELFGFLGPNGAGKTTTMRMIAGILQPTAGIIRIAGHDLRDAPLAAKRALGFIPDRPFIYEKLTGMEFLRFSAGLYGQEGPEVDRRGEELLALFDLEPWRDELVESYSHGMRQKLIIASAFVHRPKVIVVDEPMVGLDPKSSKILKDLFREYTRRGHTVMMSTHTLEVAEGMCDRIGIMQRGELVACGTMHDLQQASGNDDALEDIFLRLTGDGAARDLMEVLDA; from the coding sequence ATGATCGAGATCACGTCGCTCAGCAAGCGGTACGGCTCCTTCACCGCCGTCCGCTCCCTAGACCTTGTCGTGCCTGCCGGAGAGCTCTTCGGCTTTCTTGGCCCCAACGGGGCCGGCAAGACGACCACCATGCGCATGATCGCCGGGATCCTGCAGCCCACGGCCGGCATCATCCGCATCGCCGGGCACGACCTGCGCGACGCCCCACTCGCGGCGAAACGTGCGCTCGGGTTCATCCCCGATCGCCCATTCATCTACGAGAAGCTCACGGGCATGGAGTTCCTGCGCTTCTCGGCCGGGTTGTACGGTCAGGAAGGCCCGGAGGTGGATCGGCGAGGTGAGGAATTGCTGGCGCTGTTCGATCTCGAACCGTGGCGCGATGAACTCGTGGAGAGCTACAGCCACGGCATGCGACAGAAACTCATCATCGCGAGCGCGTTCGTGCATCGCCCGAAAGTGATCGTGGTGGACGAACCCATGGTCGGACTCGACCCCAAGTCGTCGAAGATCCTCAAGGATCTGTTCCGCGAGTACACCCGGCGTGGCCACACCGTGATGATGTCCACACACACGCTGGAAGTAGCCGAAGGCATGTGCGATCGCATCGGCATCATGCAGCGGGGGGAATTGGTCGCCTGTGGCACGATGCACGACCTGCAGCAGGCCTCTGGTAACGATGATGCGCTGGAAGACATCTTCCTGCGTCTGACCGGTGATGGCGCCGCACGCGACCTGATGGAAGTGCTCGATGCCTGA
- the cutA gene encoding divalent-cation tolerance protein CutA, translating into MTTPVSSSLPDAADASDPVVVALAALPPDLDARAFARGLLEARLVACVSLLPGATSVYRWQGTIEESAETIALLKTTARRVPLLREHMLSQHPYDVPELLVLETSDGLPAYLQWVREEVA; encoded by the coding sequence ATGACAACACCGGTCTCCTCCTCCCTGCCCGACGCGGCAGACGCCTCCGATCCCGTGGTCGTGGCGCTCGCCGCCCTGCCTCCGGACCTGGACGCCCGGGCCTTCGCCCGAGGGCTGCTCGAAGCGCGCCTGGTCGCCTGTGTGTCGTTGCTGCCCGGGGCCACGTCGGTGTATCGCTGGCAGGGTACGATCGAAGAGAGTGCGGAGACGATCGCGCTGCTCAAGACCACCGCGCGCCGGGTGCCGTTGCTGCGTGAGCACATGCTGTCACAGCATCCATACGACGTGCCCGAACTGTTGGTGCTCGAGACGAGCGACGGATTGCCGGCCTATCTGCAGTGGGTGCGCGAGGAAGTTGCGTAG
- the uvrA gene encoding excinuclease ABC subunit UvrA, translated as MSESVKPGPGVKPSEALIVRGAREHNLRNISVTIPRDKLTVVTGLSGSGKSSLAFDTIYAEGQRRYVESLSAYARQFLGLMEKPDVDAIEGLSPAISIEQKSAGHNPRSTVGTVTEIYDYLRLLYARGGTPHCPNCGRAVQRQSPVQIAELILAWPEGTRIEIRAPLVQERKGEFRELFENARKQGFVRAVVDGELIELADPPKLNRRLNHSISVVVDRLVVRPDDRGRITDSVETALRLAEGLAEVVRHDDEEPTTEMFSERYGCPVCGISMPELEPRHFSFNSPFGACETCSGLGTTRSVSEDLILGDASISILEGVVLPWGEPDGYLRKVILPGLAKLLAFDLNAPWGKLSATVRQQLLYGMDDAPPRARKGVKKAAKGAAAKTAAKSAAKATADSTWEGIVAHVQRRYDESSSDGVRLELEAFMVAAACPSCLGRRLRPESLAVTIHGRNLGEVVEQSVVDALAFFDDVPVRSAGHPGLDPGIAGPILKEVRERLRFLVDVGLDYLTLNRSAESLSGGEAQRIRLATQIGSRLVGVLYILDEPSIGLHQRDNGRLLTTLKQLRDLGNTVIVVEHDEETIRDADYLIDLGPGAGKHGGEVIAAGSVQDIMTNPASITGAYLTGARKVDVPTKRRPRDPARTLTVHGAREHNLKDVTAEFPLGMFVAVTGVSGSGKSTLVTDILQKALSRHFYRARVIPGAHTRITGLEHLDKIIDIDQSPIGRTPRSNPATYTGVFTPVRELFAELPEAKIRGYGPGRFSFNVKGGRCEACQGDGLVKIEMHFLPDVFVPCDVCKGKRFNRETLEVRFRGLSISEILDLTVEDACGVFEHQPRIVQKLETLRDVGLGYIHLGQSATTLSGGEAQRVKLATELSKRDTGRTLYILDEPTTGLHFEDVRVLLGVMHKLVDRGNTILVIEHNLDVIKTADWIVDLGPEGGVRGGTIVAQGTPEVVAKVRESHTGHYLRPLLR; from the coding sequence ATGTCCGAATCGGTAAAACCGGGGCCGGGCGTGAAGCCCTCTGAAGCGCTCATCGTGCGTGGTGCGCGTGAGCACAATTTGCGCAACATCAGCGTGACGATCCCACGCGACAAGCTCACGGTCGTGACCGGGCTGTCGGGATCGGGCAAGTCGTCGCTGGCTTTTGACACGATCTACGCCGAAGGGCAGCGACGGTATGTCGAGTCGCTCTCGGCCTATGCGCGGCAGTTCCTCGGGTTGATGGAAAAGCCCGATGTCGACGCCATCGAAGGATTGTCGCCGGCCATCTCCATCGAGCAGAAGTCGGCGGGACACAATCCCCGGTCGACGGTGGGGACGGTCACGGAGATCTACGACTATCTCCGTCTGCTGTATGCGCGTGGTGGCACACCACATTGCCCGAATTGCGGGCGCGCCGTACAGCGTCAGAGTCCGGTGCAGATCGCCGAGCTGATTCTTGCTTGGCCCGAAGGCACCCGCATCGAGATTCGTGCGCCGCTGGTGCAGGAACGGAAGGGGGAGTTCCGCGAGCTCTTCGAGAATGCCCGCAAGCAGGGGTTCGTGCGCGCAGTGGTCGACGGCGAGTTGATCGAACTGGCCGATCCGCCAAAGCTCAACCGGCGTCTCAATCACTCCATCTCGGTGGTGGTCGATCGTCTGGTGGTTCGGCCCGATGATCGTGGGCGCATCACCGACTCCGTCGAGACGGCACTGCGTCTGGCCGAAGGGCTGGCCGAAGTCGTGCGCCATGACGACGAGGAGCCAACCACGGAGATGTTCTCGGAGCGCTACGGCTGCCCGGTGTGTGGCATCTCCATGCCCGAACTCGAGCCGCGGCATTTTTCGTTCAACTCTCCGTTCGGGGCCTGTGAAACGTGCAGTGGTCTGGGCACGACCCGCAGCGTGAGCGAAGATCTCATCCTCGGCGATGCCTCGATCTCGATTCTCGAGGGTGTGGTGCTCCCCTGGGGCGAGCCCGATGGGTATCTGCGCAAGGTGATCCTGCCCGGCCTGGCCAAGCTGCTCGCATTCGATCTCAACGCACCGTGGGGCAAGTTGTCGGCCACGGTACGCCAACAGTTGCTGTATGGCATGGATGACGCCCCGCCGCGTGCGCGAAAGGGTGTGAAGAAGGCGGCCAAGGGCGCTGCGGCAAAGACCGCTGCCAAGTCGGCTGCAAAAGCAACGGCGGACAGCACCTGGGAAGGCATCGTGGCGCACGTGCAGCGCCGCTATGACGAAAGCAGTTCCGATGGCGTGCGCCTCGAGCTCGAAGCGTTCATGGTGGCCGCAGCGTGCCCGTCATGTCTGGGACGCCGTCTGCGTCCCGAATCGCTGGCTGTCACCATCCACGGCCGCAATCTGGGTGAAGTCGTGGAACAGAGCGTGGTGGATGCCCTCGCGTTCTTCGATGATGTGCCTGTGCGCAGTGCCGGACATCCGGGGCTCGATCCGGGCATCGCTGGCCCGATTCTCAAGGAAGTGCGCGAACGTCTGCGCTTTCTCGTGGATGTGGGGCTCGACTATCTCACGCTCAACCGCAGCGCCGAGTCGCTGTCGGGTGGTGAGGCACAGCGTATTCGGCTGGCCACACAGATTGGCTCACGTCTGGTCGGCGTGTTGTACATCCTCGATGAGCCCAGCATCGGGCTGCATCAGCGTGACAACGGACGGTTGCTCACCACGCTCAAGCAGCTTCGCGATCTCGGCAACACCGTGATCGTGGTGGAGCATGATGAAGAAACCATCCGCGACGCCGACTACCTGATCGATCTCGGACCGGGCGCCGGGAAACACGGTGGGGAAGTGATCGCGGCCGGTTCGGTGCAGGACATCATGACGAATCCGGCATCGATCACGGGCGCCTATCTCACGGGTGCGCGCAAGGTGGACGTACCCACGAAGCGTCGTCCGCGTGATCCGGCGCGCACGCTGACGGTGCACGGGGCGCGCGAGCACAATCTCAAGGATGTCACCGCGGAGTTCCCGCTCGGCATGTTCGTGGCCGTGACGGGAGTGTCGGGTTCTGGCAAGTCGACCCTGGTCACCGACATCCTGCAGAAAGCCCTGTCGCGGCACTTCTATCGGGCGCGTGTGATTCCCGGGGCGCATACGCGCATCACCGGACTCGAGCACCTCGACAAGATCATCGACATCGACCAGAGCCCCATCGGTCGCACGCCACGCTCCAACCCGGCCACGTACACCGGGGTGTTCACGCCGGTGCGTGAACTGTTTGCCGAGTTGCCGGAAGCCAAGATCCGCGGCTACGGACCGGGACGCTTCTCGTTCAACGTGAAGGGCGGCCGGTGTGAAGCGTGTCAGGGCGACGGTCTGGTGAAGATCGAGATGCATTTCCTGCCCGATGTCTTCGTGCCGTGTGATGTCTGCAAAGGCAAGCGCTTCAACCGCGAGACACTCGAGGTGCGGTTCCGCGGCCTCAGCATCTCCGAAATTCTCGATCTCACCGTCGAAGACGCCTGTGGCGTGTTCGAACATCAGCCACGCATCGTGCAGAAGCTCGAAACACTGCGTGACGTGGGGCTGGGGTACATCCATCTCGGGCAGAGCGCGACCACGCTGTCCGGTGGTGAAGCGCAGCGCGTGAAGCTGGCCACCGAATTGTCCAAGCGGGACACGGGACGCACGCTGTACATCCTCGACGAGCCCACCACCGGTCTGCATTTCGAAGACGTGCGGGTGTTGCTCGGTGTCATGCACAAGCTCGTCGATCGTGGCAACACCATTCTGGTGATCGAGCACAATCTCGATGTCATCAAGACCGCCGACTGGATCGTCGATCTCGGGCCGGAAGGCGGCGTGCGGGGTGGCACCATCGTGGCCCAGGGCACGCCGGAAGTGGTGGCCAAGGTGCGTGAAAGCCACACGGGGCACTACCTGCGACCATTGCTGCGTTGA
- the sdaAB gene encoding L-serine ammonia-lyase, iron-sulfur-dependent subunit beta, translating to MVSLLDIIGPVMVGPSSSHTAGACRLGLLARCLVGGTPERALIELHGSFARTGEGHGTDKAIVGGLMGFRPDDERLRTALEIMDREGLDYRFEKTTLGDDAHPNTVRITLERGDRKSQMLGASLGAGRVLVTEIDGYPVEVPGNSDTIVLVAEDVKGSIARIAGLLADAQLNIATLKLTRKERGGDAFMVIEVDERPNEEVRDAIRALGWVKWAFRLDKVSA from the coding sequence GTGGTCTCCCTCCTCGATATCATCGGTCCCGTCATGGTCGGACCGAGCTCCAGTCACACCGCCGGCGCGTGTCGTCTGGGGTTGTTGGCCCGCTGCCTGGTGGGTGGCACCCCCGAGCGCGCACTCATCGAGTTGCACGGTTCGTTCGCCCGCACGGGTGAGGGCCACGGCACCGACAAAGCGATCGTGGGTGGGTTGATGGGATTCCGGCCCGACGATGAGCGCCTGCGGACGGCGCTCGAAATCATGGATCGTGAAGGGCTCGACTATCGCTTCGAAAAGACCACCCTGGGCGACGACGCCCATCCGAACACGGTGCGCATCACGCTCGAGCGCGGCGATCGCAAATCGCAGATGCTCGGTGCATCGCTGGGCGCTGGTCGTGTGCTCGTGACCGAGATCGATGGGTATCCCGTGGAGGTGCCGGGCAACAGCGACACGATCGTGCTGGTGGCCGAAGACGTGAAGGGATCGATTGCCCGCATCGCCGGCCTGCTCGCCGATGCCCAACTCAACATCGCCACGCTCAAGCTCACGCGGAAAGAGCGTGGTGGGGATGCGTTCATGGTCATCGAAGTGGATGAACGCCCCAACGAAGAAGTGCGCGACGCCATTCGGGCACTCGGCTGGGTGAAGTGGGCGTTTCGTCTCGACAAGGTGAGCGCATGA
- the sdaAA gene encoding L-serine ammonia-lyase, iron-sulfur-dependent, subunit alpha has protein sequence MYRSLATAIHDAEARGVTLSTVALEVEAKDQGRPVGEIRDALRRALVVMREAVDRGLVGDLKSSSGLVGGDAAKLRTGPDGPLSGTPFRDVLARALAVQEVNAAMGVIVAAPTAGGAGVLPAVLTGLASARGIDDERLIDALATAGLIGAVVADRASLSGAEGGCQAETGAAAGMAAGAAVEMLGGTPRQVGHATALAQQGTLGLVCDPLGGLVELPCVFRNATGAAIALAAIEMAMAGIEFAIPADEVIDTMGEIGASMDVRYRETAGGGLAATPTGRRLAKERLYDLKRAGG, from the coding sequence ATGTACCGCAGCCTGGCTACGGCCATTCACGATGCTGAAGCGCGTGGTGTGACACTGTCCACCGTCGCACTCGAAGTGGAAGCGAAGGATCAGGGACGCCCCGTTGGTGAGATCCGTGATGCCTTGCGGCGCGCGCTCGTGGTGATGCGCGAAGCCGTGGATCGTGGGCTCGTCGGTGATCTCAAGTCCTCGTCGGGCTTGGTGGGTGGTGATGCCGCCAAACTGCGTACGGGCCCGGATGGACCACTCAGTGGCACGCCATTCCGTGATGTGTTGGCGCGTGCACTGGCCGTGCAGGAAGTGAATGCCGCCATGGGTGTGATCGTGGCAGCGCCGACGGCCGGTGGGGCCGGTGTATTGCCGGCGGTGCTCACCGGCCTGGCGTCGGCGCGTGGCATCGACGACGAACGACTGATTGATGCGCTGGCCACGGCCGGGCTGATTGGCGCCGTGGTGGCGGATCGGGCGTCGTTGTCGGGGGCCGAAGGTGGATGTCAGGCCGAAACGGGGGCTGCCGCGGGCATGGCGGCCGGTGCGGCTGTGGAGATGCTGGGCGGCACACCGCGGCAGGTGGGACATGCGACGGCGCTTGCACAGCAAGGCACCCTGGGCCTCGTGTGTGATCCACTCGGTGGACTGGTGGAGTTGCCCTGTGTCTTCCGGAACGCCACCGGTGCCGCCATCGCATTGGCCGCGATCGAGATGGCCATGGCCGGTATCGAGTTTGCGATTCCGGCCGATGAAGTCATCGATACGATGGGCGAGATCGGTGCGAGCATGGACGTGCGCTATCGCGAGACCGCCGGTGGTGGACTGGCTGCCACACCCACCGGGCGTCGGCTGGCGAAGGAACGCCTCTACGATCTCAAGCGCGCCGGCGGCTGA
- a CDS encoding YbjN domain-containing protein yields the protein MVTREDIEAFLDRLSADGATHEEVEPGLWAVTPGGALDFVVVVTHNPPVVVMRVKVMALPADATDAAALNRRLLELNASDLLHGAYGIEGDAVVLTEALELAHLDFEEFLASFESMTLSLTTHMRELAAFREAR from the coding sequence ATGGTCACGCGTGAAGACATCGAGGCCTTCCTCGATCGCTTGAGCGCCGATGGCGCAACCCACGAGGAAGTCGAACCGGGCCTTTGGGCCGTCACGCCAGGCGGCGCGCTCGATTTTGTGGTGGTCGTAACGCACAATCCGCCGGTGGTGGTGATGCGCGTGAAGGTGATGGCATTGCCTGCTGACGCGACGGATGCAGCAGCGCTCAACCGGCGTCTGCTCGAACTGAATGCGTCGGACCTGCTGCATGGGGCCTATGGTATCGAAGGAGATGCCGTGGTCCTCACAGAGGCTCTCGAACTCGCCCATCTCGATTTCGAGGAGTTTCTCGCATCGTTCGAAAGCATGACACTCTCGCTCACCACGCATATGCGTGAGCTGGCCGCCTTCCGCGAGGCTCGCTGA
- a CDS encoding PspA/IM30 family protein, with protein sequence MGIFDRLSTVIKSNLNDLISSAENPEKMLNQIIVDMRDQLAKAKQQVAAAIADEKRLKDQADAEFKLADDWEKRAMLAVQEGRDDLAKQALMRGQEHLEHGQALATTWEAHKMETEKLKQSLRDLNDKIEEAKRKKNLLLARQRRAEAQARISQTMSGLSNNSAFDAFARMEEKITTNERQLQAAQEIDEEFSGDRLAGEFKQLERATGGASADMQLQLLKQRMGALSAGAPTSARQLAAGAPEAAKPAEPAAQLTAGKTEDKKTGEAELIAEIEQLRDINPRS encoded by the coding sequence ATGGGTATCTTCGATCGTCTTTCGACTGTCATCAAGTCGAATCTCAACGACCTCATCTCCTCGGCGGAAAATCCCGAGAAGATGCTGAATCAGATCATCGTGGACATGCGCGACCAGCTCGCCAAGGCCAAGCAGCAGGTGGCCGCCGCGATCGCTGACGAAAAGCGCCTCAAGGATCAGGCGGACGCCGAGTTCAAGCTCGCCGATGATTGGGAAAAGCGCGCGATGCTCGCCGTGCAGGAAGGGCGTGATGATCTGGCCAAGCAGGCGCTCATGCGCGGGCAGGAACATCTCGAACACGGACAGGCGCTCGCCACGACGTGGGAAGCGCACAAGATGGAGACGGAGAAGCTCAAGCAGTCGCTCCGTGACCTGAACGACAAGATCGAAGAAGCCAAGCGCAAGAAAAACTTGCTGCTGGCCCGTCAGCGTCGTGCCGAAGCCCAGGCGCGCATTTCGCAGACGATGTCTGGGTTGTCGAACAACTCAGCGTTCGATGCGTTCGCTCGCATGGAAGAGAAGATCACGACGAACGAACGGCAGTTGCAGGCGGCCCAGGAGATCGACGAAGAGTTCAGCGGCGATCGTCTGGCCGGCGAGTTCAAGCAGCTCGAGCGCGCGACGGGTGGAGCGAGTGCCGATATGCAGTTGCAACTGCTCAAGCAGCGCATGGGCGCACTGTCGGCAGGGGCGCCGACGTCGGCGCGTCAGCTTGCGGCTGGGGCACCGGAAGCGGCCAAGCCGGCTGAACCGGCGGCGCAGCTAACGGCTGGCAAGACTGAAGACAAGAAGACCGGGGAAGCGGAGCTTATCGCAGAGATTGAGCAGCTACGCGATATCAATCCTCGCTCCTGA